NNNNNNNNNNNNNNNNNNNNNNNNNNNNNNNNNNNNNNNNNNNNNNNNNNNNNNNNNNNNNNNNNNNNNNNNNNNNNNNNNNNNNNNNNNNNNNNNNNNNNNNNNNNNNNNNNNNNNNNNNNNNNNNNNNTTTCCTCGGAATTTCCTCGGAATATATCGACGGATTAATATTTCCTCGGAATTCCGTCGGTATATTCCGAGGAAATTCCGAGGAAACCCAATTTTGTGTTTCCTCGGAATTTCCGAGGAAATTCCGAGGGATATTCCGAGGATTTCATTTTCCGTCGGAATGTCCGTCAGAATACCGCTGTTTTCTTGTAGTGATTGAACACTAATGGAAAATTTTACACGAACCCAAAAGAAGAGGGCAACCGAAGACCAAAACAACCAGTTTAAACAGTATGCAAGTAGGAGATATTTGTTTGTTTACAAAGAAAAAATTTGTATAACAAATCCTAAAGACGAGGACAACCAAGACCAAAATGAAATTTAAAATAAAATTTATTTCTCTCGATCATCACAAGAAAAACACAATCCCCAAATTTTTGTTTTCCCCAAATTTATATACCAGAGAAAAATCATTGAGTGAATTATACAGACGAAAACTATAGATTTTAATTTGTATGGAATGGTCGTCGATATAATACTGTTTTACACTCACATAATATACGTATCGCATGACGTGCATATTATTACTTGTGGCTCGCATATAATATTGTTCTCAAGATTAGACCAAAAAAAAAATTGTTCTCAACAACAACATTTAATTAAGATTAAAAAAAATATATAAGAAACTAAAACAAAGGAGAACCACAAATATTAACTGGAAGACCCTTCTAAAATAATTAAACACGAACGAAGACAAAGTTTCGAACCAGTACCACCAATTAACTAAAACAAAAACAAAGAAGAGGTTTCATGAAATACAGGCGTGCTGACAATCTTTGAGCCATTTGTAGGTTTTGTTCAATCGATCGCTCATAGAACAAAAGAAAATCACAAGAACAAGAAGAATCGAAGGAGTGGGAAGTGCATGAGGAAGCTGTGTCCGAACGTAGACAGAGACGATGGTTTGGAGACGGTTTTGGAAATTCCGATACCAGAGGAGCTGTTCTCCGGTATGGGCAATAACGTTGCATTGAGGTGTCAGAATATGATGACGTGGATGAAAGCTCAAACGTCTGATAAATTGTCGCAACCGCTAATCGCTGCTCGTATCAACGAGCTTCATTTTTTGCTCTACCTCGTTGGATCGCCTCTTATACCTCTCCAGGTTCAAGTTGGTCACTCTGTTCATAAGCCTGTCAAAGATTCCTCCATTGTAAGTCATTAGGCCCCGTCTTAGAGACCAGTCTATAGTTTAACTGATGACGATCTAAACAGTACTCTCACTTATTTAATTTAATTAGCAAGCATCGACGGCGAAATACATAGTGCAGCAATACATAGCGGCGACGGGAGGACCTGCTGCGTTAAACGCCGTGAACAGTATGTGCGTTATTGGGCAAGTGAAGATGACGGCGTCAGAGTTTCACCAAGGAGATGATTCCAACGTTAATCTTAAAAGCAACGATGAAATGGGTGGTTTCATATTGTGGCAGAAAGATCCAGATCTGTGGTGTTTGGAGCTCGTTGTCTCTGGATGTAAAGTCATATGCGGTAGTAACGGTCGGCTTTCGTGGCGACATTCTTCTAACCAGCAAACACCGTCGTCTACCGGTACACCGAGACCTCTCCGCCGTTTTTTACAGGTACCAACACGTTCATTAATTTTTAACGTAGCTGTAGGGTTATGTTGAACCGGTAATGGTTTATTAATTGTTACTAGGGTTTAGATCCTCGTTCGACCGCGAATATGTTCCTCGACGCGACATGCATTGGAGAGAAGATTATCAACGGCGAAGATTGCTTTATATTGAAACTTGAGACGAGTCCGGCGGTTAGAGAGGCTCAAAGCGGTCCAGATTTCGAGATCATTCATCACACGATATGGGGTTATTTCAGCCAGAGATCGGGACTGTTGATACAGTTTGAGGACTCGAGGCTTCTGAGTATGCGGACCAAGGAAGGCGATGTATTTTGGGAGACGAGCGCAGAATCGGTGATGGATGATTATCGGTACGTGGATGATGTGAACATCGCTCACGGTGGGAAAACTACAGTTACGGTTTTTAGGTATGGTGAAGCGTCGGCGAACCATCGGAGACAGATGACGGAGAAGTGGCGGATCGAAGAAGTTGATTTTAACATTTGGGGTCTCTCGGTCGATCATTTTCGTCCTCCCGCCAATTTGCTCACCGGAAACTGATTTTTTGTTATCCGTTCCATTCATTTTTTTTTTTTTTTTTGCTACTAGGTTTTAAAAGTATCATCAACCAGCGAGCCGGTGTAATAAATTAATATTGATCTTGATGACTGAATCTTGCGTTACAAGCTAACAATAATATTTACAAGGTTCTATACAAATGTCATACTTTGTAGTTTGTAGTATTACATTTGTAGTATAGTGGACCTACTAAACTGATCTATAAAATAAAACACTGCATGGAAACATAATAATTCACTGAACTAGAGTGTGTTGGAAGTTTTTTTAGTTTTGGGACAATGATTAGGCCCGATTGATTGATGAAGATTTTGTCAGGAATCGAACCCGGGT
This genomic interval from Brassica oleracea var. oleracea cultivar TO1000 chromosome C2, BOL, whole genome shotgun sequence contains the following:
- the LOC106325652 gene encoding uncharacterized protein LOC106325652 — protein: MRKLCPNVDRDDGLETVLEIPIPEELFSGMGNNVALRCQNMMTWMKAQTSDKLSQPLIAARINELHFLLYLVGSPLIPLQVQVGHSVHKPVKDSSIQASTAKYIVQQYIAATGGPAALNAVNSMCVIGQVKMTASEFHQGDDSNVNLKSNDEMGGFILWQKDPDLWCLELVVSGCKVICGSNGRLSWRHSSNQQTPSSTGTPRPLRRFLQGLDPRSTANMFLDATCIGEKIINGEDCFILKLETSPAVREAQSGPDFEIIHHTIWGYFSQRSGLLIQFEDSRLLSMRTKEGDVFWETSAESVMDDYRYVDDVNIAHGGKTTVTVFRYGEASANHRRQMTEKWRIEEVDFNIWGLSVDHFRPPANLLTGN